The Triticum aestivum cultivar Chinese Spring chromosome 4B, IWGSC CS RefSeq v2.1, whole genome shotgun sequence sequence TTGACCCGCTCGTCGACGGCGGGGCCGAGCTTGTCGTGCTCCAGCTTGTGCGAGTCGCCGTGGATCTTGAAGCGGTCGTAGTAGTGCGTGTAGCGGTGCAGGTTGCGCTTGGCGTTGTccaccttcttcttctcctcccccacGAAGCGGTTGCAGCTGTGGCCGACGATGCTGTCCCAGTCGTGCGCGCGCCCCGTCGCGCCGCCGCACTTCCAACTGCACGCAACGCACGTATGCATCCATGGATTCAGATTTAGGTTCAGAAAGCCAAGCTAGCTAGTGATCCATCACGCCCTCCAAGAAGCAAGCATGCCATGCATATCGATATCGTGGTGCCGATCGATGGTTACTTACCATAGATGCTGGCCGCACTTGCAGGTGACGAGGTTGCAGCCGCCGTCCTTGACGATGGGGTTGAAGCACTTGGGGCAGCTCTTGGTGTTGGCGAGGATCCAGTTGACCGTCTCCGACTCGCCGTTGCACTTGACCTCCCACATGTCCCACATGGTGCAGGGGCACGGCGAGTGCGCGCCGGCCGCGCACGCGAAGCAGAAGCCCAGGCCGCAGGGGCACTCCACCTCGGTGTAGCGCTCGCCGGCGCCCACGCGGATCGCGCGGCCGCAGTGCGGGACGCTCGGGCACCACTTCACCGAGTCGTTGTTCTCGAGGTACGACTCGAGGAGGAAGCGGTCGAAGCGCCTGGCCGCGTCGGGGTACTCGCCGGCGAGGAGCTGCTGCACCACGGCCTCGTCGCACACCACCGGGCACTTCACCCCCATGCACCGGATCTGCTTCTTGCCGCTCTCCACACACGCCTTGAAGTGCTCCGTCCAACCTGCACGACGCACAAAGTAAGATAAGAAAACGACACCAATAAGGATTGATTGATTATCCTTGCACATCACACAAGTGCCTCTCACTCGGCAAAGAAAGTCTAGTTGCTCAATCAAAGGTCATGAAAACGGGATTATTTATCTAATGGAAACCACATACTCCGTCCGGAAATATTTCTCTTACAAATGAATAAAATGGATGAATTTATAACTAAAATAAATCTAGAACTCTAAATACaatcatttctaggacaagtattttcggacggagggagtagatgcatATTTTGTAGGAAAAGTGTGTTTCTTGCGCACGCAAATGCATACACGTTCGAATGATAAAACCAGTCAAATCTAACATTCAAGTATCTACAATCACACCATTGGAATGTGGTTCTAACCATTTTAAATTTGTTCTCGAGGACGTTGCGCTTACGTGTCTACCATGTCACTTCTGTGTCATAAAAAAATAGCAGTAAAAAGCACAACATATAATGATTTTTTGGGGGAAATGTCCATTCCAATTTCAAAGATAAAACTCCCTTCGACTCATATTAATTATCCTGCTCCCGGCGACAATTAATGTGGGTCGGAGGGAGTACtgacttttaaaaaaattaaaatttctGGGAAGTTCTAATTTCTTTTGGGGAAATGGTCGTGAGATTAAATTCCGCGGGAAATTTGGAGTTCCTCACAATTCTCAAAACTGAAGCCATGTGATTAAAATTTATGACATTTTGTGTAGTTTTGAAAAGATAggatttatcgaaaaaggctttcgccccgttatatatataaagcaaagatcatCAACCACCCAGTACAACACAcaccaccacaacacacgcacatacccaaggcaggatacataggcgctgagtgcAGCAACACCATCCCTAGCACTACACAGCCATCGGGGCCTCAACCATGAACACGCCACCGCGTAGAGAAGAAGCTACATACGACGcaccgtgggctccaaggcggtgccTACAAGAGGGTTACGACACCGAAGCGTCGCCACCGTCCGacccaaggatcagagtttcccccgaagcaacacgacgggcaatgagagTCGCGGcgacaccttcaagaagggaacgagcttcgaCGTCGCAGGTCAATCCGAAGATAGAACATGTTTTCACCCCGACCAATATtcccgccaccgaacgccacaccctaGCTACCACGCCgtccacacggccatggccaccagGCATCACCAAGTCACGGGCTTTGCCCAGGAGCACCGcgacaccaccaccagggccgccgccctagCATCCAAGACCTTGACGCCACCTCACCCGCCACccaccgctaccccaaccaaagatatGGGCAGAAAAGGACCCGCCTTTTCACCCCTGAGCCGCTCCCAACGCCGAAacccaataggccggccaaaaCTGGCCGCCATCGACCCGTCCAAGACACTGGCGGGAGACGAGCACTGTCCTGCTGCCGGGCATGAGACGAGcatggtcctgctgccgggcgcgagacgaggccGATCCTGCTGCCGGGCACGAGACGAGGTCTGTCCTACTGCCGGGCGGGAGACAAGCTCGGTCTTGCTGCCGAGCGTGAAACGAGCGATGGCCCATAGTCGGGGAAGGGCCGAACCTTCAACGAAGTTAGCACCCGGACGACGTGGAGAGGGATCGAAGGTCGACACACGCCGCCTACGGACCAGTCGACGCCGGAACATGCCCACGGCTGTCGCAGTCGACCTGCCAAGCAACCGTGGAGCCATCCACGACCAGAGTCGCAACCACACCAGGTCGCCGCCCAACCCGCGCCGGCCGACGAGCTCCAAGCGTTGGAGCCGTCGGGCACGCACCCGCGCGACCAGCCGCTGTTGCAGGCCGACACGGGCCACCACCACGTCGTGCCTGCACCAGATCCGCGGCACAGGCCCTCCACCATCCACCAACAGACTGACGCCGGGAGAGAGTAGCGCCAGACCCACCACCGACAGCGCCACCTACACCACGCAGAGGCCACTGGCCTTGGGAGACTAGCAACCCCAGACAGCACCACGCTAGCCAGGGCACACCACTGCACCTCGCCAAACACCAGCCCGGCCGAGAGGGCCGTCTCCGGCCAGGCAGGATGGGATCAACAACTCCATCGCCGCCAACCAGAGCCGCCGGGGCCGCCACCACGCGCAGCCGCCCTGCCACCCAGGCGTCCCAGGACGGCCAGCACCGCCGCATCCCGCCGATGGCGTGCGCCCACTAGATCCGAGCAGAAAAGCCCCGATCCGCCCCCAAAACGGTCAACCGCCGCTCCTCCACCGCAAGGAAGACAGAGAGGAGGGGGCCGCCGCTCCCCGGGGTCGTCGCCCCAGCATCCAGCGCCACCGCGCCGTAGAAGAGGCCGGAGGGCCAGATCCACACTGGCGCGCAGCTCCGCGACGCACGACGCGCCATCCAGGGCTGGCCTCCACGCGAGACGGGAGAGAAAAGGCCCGCCACCGCCGGCAGCCGCACGGGCTTTGCCCCGCGGGGACGCCCGACGGCGGCGAGGGGGAGGGAGCaggagggggtggcggcggcggcggggttaggTCACCCGAGCCGCCCCCTGGAGAGCGACACGGGTGCGGGGGCCGACGTAAAAAAAAGATAGGATTTTAAGACCCGAACTTTTTAAAATTATTTCTATTTTTTTTTTACAATATGAAGGTAATGCGGTAGACACGTGGGCACTGGTGCTGACTCTACATAAGGACTAATCCATGTCGTGTCCTGTCTAGCCCATGAGAAACTGAGTGCTGGGCCATGGAAGATGGAACACCAAGCCAGGAGCATTTTCCTTCGGTCTGCCCTGCCCAACTATTTGCTTCAAGCTCCGCCGGTGATGGGCACCATGTCATAAAACCCCATTTTGCTACTTGAGGGTTAGGTTTGTCTAGTATTATGTGTAATGTGCTAATTAATCGGGCAACTCTATTTTTCCTTTTTAAGAAATCGAGATCCTTCAGGGCCTAGTTTCGAAGAAAAAATGTGCACTTTCAAATGGACGAGGGGTTGCAAACTACACTTTATCCTATCTTAGAAACTCTGTGCAACTATATTGGATTTACAAAATGTGCAACTTGATGTTGCACAAACTCTTTTTTGTACATTTTTAGGAGTGACGGCGCGCAACCTAGTCAATTAGGAATAAATTTCTCATATGCTACTAAGAAATATATAATCCATTAACAAATTCAAACCTTTGGAACAACAGCATTTTGCAATAGAGTGAAAAATTTGCTTGGCTAACTCGGGCTAAAGAATTGTGTGTGTCGACCTTATTATATAACTCAATAAAGTACACTGCTGAAATTATTATGCTATGATTGTATTTTCATAAATTTTGCTCCTATGATTTGGATTTGCTATGTCCATACATGACAATTAAATTGTGCATGTCAAGTGTATACCCTTCGTTGGTAGAATGCTAGccttaaatactactccctctgtcccacaatgtaagagcgtttttgacactacaacAAAAGAGTTCTTAATAAGTTAAACTGTAAAGATAACAAGATAAACATTGTGAAGGGGAAGAAAACTCACAGTCATTGCAGAAATAATGGCCACATTCCATGGTGGAGACGGCGCCCACAGAGAATTCATCAAAGCACACCATGCAGTTGACCACTCTTGAGGGCAACCCCAGCGGCTTGCCGTTGATATTCTCGTGAAGCACGATGCCTGCCTCCCTGAACGTGCGGTCTCGCCCCTTCCTGTCGAGGTGGTCGTAGATGCAGTCTATCTTCCACCGATGGTGGATGAGGAGAGCGCGAGCATTGTGCTGCTTGACGTTGAGCAAGGTCATCACCATGGATAGATCTTGTTGCTGTAGGTAGAGAACCAAAGAGAATATAGTACATTACTCGTCTCATCACAGTTGGGAGGGAGACATGTATAATCTGAACTCGAAACAGTGCCTAGTTTAGTGACTCTAGTTACCTGTGCAATGGAAAGAGACTCTTGTGTAATTGCCTGCAATAACAGATAGAAGAGTAGTTCAGTAGTGCATCTTCTGATTTACAGTAAAACAGCAGAATAAATATTAGCTAATCCAACTAAAGCAAACCACTCGGGAAAAAATGAGTGTCGGAAACTTAAGACTAGGTTATTGCAACCACAGAAATCCGGCAATCAGCGTCAAGGAGAATTTCTGTATTGTCCCAACAAATTTTACATTGATATAACCAAAAAAGCCCATGTAAGAGACAGAGCGAATTTGATGAAGTGAAAGCTCGTTTTATAATTTCTCCAAAATTCCAATGTGATCCAGCGCCCAGCGGGCTTCTATAATTAAATAAGAAAATCATATGGACTATTATATTGTAATCCAAATTCCTCTGAGAATACCTTGACAGCGAGAGCAAATAGATGAAAATTGTGCTGAACTAAGTATCTTGCTGCTGAAGACTAAAATTCAAACCAATCTATTAATATATATACTGTCGTTAACGATGCCCTCCTCTTTTTATCAGTACATAAACCTGCATTGCATTTGAATTCAGATCGAAGCCAGTGGGCGCAATAAAACCATACCACAATCGCCCGTCGGAAGCCGATCGGGCAAGAGTTTACGGAAGCCTCAACATTAATCCCACCGATTAGGAGAAAAACAGAGATTCCGCGCAAACCCCAGGACACTAATTCGATCGATTTGGTAAAGATTCGATCGGGCAGTAACCGAGGGCGCAATGAGCGGCTAGCCCCTCTGCGTCGGTCGACGGGCTTACTACTTACCCAGCAATCGGCGGGGCGATCCGGCATCGGCGTGTCGTCCTCGAACAGGCCCTCCTCGTCGgcctccatcgcctcctcctcctgctcgtcgtcgtcgtcttcgtcgtaGTCGTACTCGTAGTCGTAGCACTCGTCGTCGCTGGCCATGGCGGGCGAGCCCGCCGCCGGCGCCGAGGGGTTTTGGATTCGGTAACGGggcgcgaggcgaggcgaggcgaggcgaagcTTGGCTGACGAGGGTTTGGAAGCCGCGGGCTTAGCGCTATGATGATCTGATCGGCAACATGTAGATTTTGCTTGGATCGATGGTCGGGTTGGATTAGGACTCCGCTGGGCGCTCGGCGGGCGTCGCCTCGTGCGGATGCCGTTGTGTTCAAGATCCTCCTCGTTCACTCCGGTCACAAAATTTGTCACGTACTAGTATAAGttctccttttctttcttctcTCTCTCAAAAAAGTACTCATTTTCTTTGTTGCTTTTTGTGGGCTGACGCGGCGCCGGTGGATAGGTGGCAGATCAGATCGGTGGCCTCACCAGCCACACGATCTGGCCCCTTCTAATCGTCCGATCGACGTGCTCCCCTCGCGACTGAACCGTGGCGACTATGCCTCGCATTAAGCGAGTACGTAGAAAGTCTTGTGTTGAGTTTTTTGTGGGTGTTACTGGACCAGCCCATTTTCGCGAGGGATCGATCCCTAGCTGCCACGACAACGATaaccaacaacaacaaaaaagataaCCAACACTACTACTAGCCACCGCGCCTGCCTACAGTTCGTGATAAGTAAAAGGACGCGACCTACTTGAAACTGTTGGGAAATCGGACCAcccgggagggtggcggcggccgcgTGCTAAACGCACGGGCTAGCCCCTCCCGTTCCCTTGGGTACTTATTCCTTGACCCCCTTTCTCCCTATATAAAGCACCGAGGAGCCATCATTGTAATacctgatcattgattaataaagctggtcttTTTCATATCTCTTTGTGCCATTTACTTTCGCGTATTCGACTATTTCGTCTACGACGCTCGCTCCCGCTCCGCAACCTTGGACCGGACTCGCCGGCAGAAGTTgcggaacacgttatcagcacgcttcgCTCCACCAACTCTCCGTCAAGCCTGCATCATGCAGGCTTTCGTCAATCCCAAGGAGGTATAAGATCCGATCCCCACTCTTTGCAAAAATGGATTCATCTCGTTACCGCGATTCCGTTTTTGCGATTAGTTTATTTTTTCGGATAAATTTACCTATGGTGTGGATTTCTCTCCCAAAAACTGAGCGGACGAATATGTTGCCGACCAATATCGATGTTTTTGGATCACGAAAGACTTGTTGACTACACTATACGGGAGTCGGTACAGATCGTGATCCAGATGATCACGGTACCGCCGCAACGCACCCGCTGTGCCACGCGCTGTCGATgtttccgatgaacacgacgatgtttTGAGATCCCGATGCCAACGTCCAAATGACGCCGTCCCAAGCAGTTGGCCATACCCGTGCCCGATGCACGCTCCTGCAGCCGGCGTGCGTGCTAGCTTGACGCTGGTCGCTGCCCGGCTGCTGGCTGCCCCGCGTACGCGCGCGTGGTAGCCGCGCCCGGCGTGCGTGCTGGCCTGGCGCTGGCCGCCGCCCGGCTGCTGGCCGCCTAGCCGCGCCCGCAGCGTGCTGCCGCCCGCCCCGCTGGCCGGcctggcagccgccgccgccgcgagccgtCGCCACACCACGTGCTGGCCGCGCTCCACCGCCCCCGCTGACCGCAGGCGCCGCCGCGGCTGCCGCCCGCCTTGATGGCCGGCCTGTCCGCGCCGTGGCCGCCCCCGCCTGGCTGGCCGCGCCGTGCCGCGCCACTGGCCGTGCCGTGGCCGCCCCGCCTCGCTGGCCGCGCCGTGCCGCACCGTGTGTGCGCATGTGCCTGTCGAGGCCGCCGCAGCTCGGgcgctagggttggaaaccctagcgaCCCCTGAGATGGCAAGCGGGCCGGCCCAGCGGGCTGTGCGCAATGGGCCTTCCATTTTCTTTCCTCAACAAAAAAGGGGGGAGGCGGTGGGGCTGGCTATATGGGCCGACAGCCCATTTTACGGCCTGCAAACAAACTGGGCCAGGCCAGAGAGCGCGCGCCCGATTATTCGCATTTTAACCCCTGATTTTTCCTGTTTTTACGCGTAATTTATTCCTGCTGAAACATTTCGCGTAGAAGCCCCTAGAACTGTTTGTTTTTGCTAAAAACACGTATTCAGGCTTAAAAATGCCTCCGGAATTCAATTTTGGGCTATTTTTCACATACTAGATGCGCTTAACATGCTATCTTTTGTAACATGATATTATTATATGATTTTACTGTTGTAGATTAATTGTTTAGCACTCTTAATCATTTAGTAAGTCATATAATAGCATGTTTTAAATATTGGAACGTCTTTTTATTGAATAAATTTATCAACATCGCTTTGTGCAAAAGATTACCTACTgtaatctcatgatttttgcataaatcGCAGATGGCCGGAATTTTCCACAAGGAATTTGCTGTGTTGGCCCAGACATGGCTGAACTACCTGTCATGGTCCTCGGACTGCGAGATTTTTCTCCAGGGCAAAACCCTCCTGAGGGCGATCAGTAAGGGGGCCCAGCTGGCCGCCACTGATCCCAAGTTCAAAACTGAGAATGCGCAGGCTCTACACTTTCTCCATCATCACCTGTCACCTACTCTGAAAGATGAGTATATGGCTGAGCGTAGTTCTTCTGGCCTTTGGACCGCTCTTAAGCAGCGGTTTCAGCGGCTGAAGTACACCGTGAAGCCACGTGCAGAGGCAGAGTGGATCCGTCTGAGGTTTGCGGACTTCAAGACGGCTGGGGAGTACAATTCGGCTCTGCACCGGATTTGTACGACTCTTCGATTGTGTGGTACTGAGATTACCGACTCCCAGAAGATTGAGAAAACCCTATCCACTTTCCACCCCGACGTGGTCCAGTCCTCACGAAACTACCGCCAGGGGAACTACACGAGGTATTCAGAGTTGATTGACGTCCTCCAGGTGGCGGAGGCGCAGGCTGAGGTTCTCAAAAAGAACTTTGTCGCGCAACCATTTGGGGGAGTTCTCGCCAGGAGATGAACGCTCTCAAAGTCCGCAAGCCTCAACAGAAGGGCCCTCACCCTCCTGCCCCGGCTAAGCAGAACAAGCCGGGCAAGGGAGGGCAGAGGCCTTAGGACTGCTTCCGTTGTGGCTCGGTGGAGCATTTCTCCTGCCAGTGCCGCGCACCACCGGAGGTCGTTGAAGCATACAAGGCTCGGAAGGCGCGTGAGACGCACCTCGCCTTGGTTCAGAAGGGAGCACCACCGGTGCCCATGGCGGCACCCGTGATGATCGCTACGCCCCCTGCTGCGCCCATAGAGGCGAACCCCGTGGTGCCCATCGCGGCAGCTTTGGCGGTCTCTTCCGACACCCACGTCGCCATGGAGGTTGACCACATGGTCGCCTCGGCGGCGGCGCTGCCACTAGACATTGATGCGGCATCCAAGATGATTTCTAAGGAGGATCAACTCACTAGTATGGAGATTGCGGCGGAAGTGAATGGCTTCTTCACCGAGTCCAATTAGCACACCTCTTTGGTTATCATGATTCCGTGATTTGATACAATAAAGTTGAAtaaattcgatttggttgtaagctctatgagagcataaacttattctttactttggcgattggatgaaatttattcatttattccattatttatacatgatagcatgttatgttctgagatgtgtgcatttatctttaatgtattttcttcctcattacattaattagatgtcatattttagaacgcggtggcgcccgaatggaggaaacgtgccttgtcgatagcgccaccactcataccgttTTACGAGAAACTAAGTATTTTGAGTCCATTAAAAAATCTCCGGGAAGTATTATGACAATCGCCGGCTGCGGTTCTCACATAGTTGGCTCTAGACGAGCCACTATTATACTCCCTATGGGAACAACTTTGATCATTAATGATGCGTCGTTGTACCCAGAGTTGACTCGTACTCTTTTGAACTTTAGAGACATCTGCGCTAATGGTTTCCATGCTGAGACCGATGATGAAAACGATAAGGAGCGCCTACTCATCACAAAGCGGGATGCCGGTGGTAAACATGTTATCGAAAGGCTTCCTTCGTTTGACACAGGGCTATACTACACTATGATAGTAGCACCGCCCGTGTACACTACCCTCAAGACCGTCTTTAGAAGTTCTGAACTCTTCTGCCTCTGGCACGATAGGTCAGACCACCCCGGACTTAGAATGATGAGAAATATATTTAACAACTCGCATGGCCATAATGTTAACGTGAAGAACTTCCCGAATCCCGATGATTTCGTGTGCTCCGCATGTGCTAAGGGGAAGTTAGTCATTAGGCCATCGcccctcaaggtgagggatgaaatccccgcgttcttggaacgtatccaaggggacatatgcggtccaattcagcccctcacggggccgtttcggtacttcatggtgctcattgatgcttcctctaaatggtccaatATTTGCCTGCTGTCAACACGGAACCATGCCTTTGCAAAGTTGATCTCTCATATCATACAAATGCGGAATAATTTTCCAGATTATCGTATAAAGTCTATTAGAATGGACAACGCCGGAGAATTTACTTCAAAGGCGttcgatgattattgcatggcaatgggaatcaaagttgagcactcggtaccatatgttcatacacaaaatggacttgccgatgcattgattaaaagaattaaattcattgcccgaccgctccttcagggttgtaatttaccaactacatgttggggccacgcggtgttacacgcggctaatctcatcaactttcaaccgtcggcctacaacatccactctcctgTTCAACTTTCGCAAGGGTCGGCACTGAAAATTTCCCACCTTCGTAGGTTCGGTTGccaggtatatgtaccaataccacccccTCAGCGATCGGCGACGGGCCCGCTCCGTAAGTCGGGGATATACGTTGGTTATGAGACTGTGTTCATAATCAGGTATCTGGACCCCCTGACAGGTGACTGTCACACGGATCGCTTTGCTGATTGTATTTTTGACGAGGATTTTTTTCCCGACTTTACGGGGAGagaatcaaccccttgatgctaaaagtCGAGAAATCACGTGGCAAGCCACGGGGATCCACGCTCATGACCCACACACTGCTGAGACTGAGAGAGAAGTCAAAAAGATAATAGATTTGTAGTCTTTAGTAAATCAACTGCCCGACCACTTTAGTGACTTAAAGACTGTGACAAAATCGCATGTGCACACGCGCAATGCACCGGAAAGGGCTGAAATACCGAAGAAAAATGATGGTATACCTGCTCCCGTCCAAAGGGCTAAAAGGACGAGAAATCCAgcttctcaaatcccaagtactcggggacgcctgacgaaaaaggataagagagatttatCACAGCCTATCGCCAAAGTACCCCAAATTGAAACGGGGAGCCAGTCGAGACCTGGCACAAGTACGGAAAATTCGGTGCACGAAATTCTGGACTTAAACTTTCCCATAGGGGAAACACCCAGCGGAGATGTGAGCGCACACATCGGCACGGTAAATCTAAAGGACCTTGCTCACATGAGCAAGTGTTTGCGCTGGATGCGCTCCATGAcgaaatggccataaattatatttataTGGGGGAGTCCCTGAACCGAGCAACGGTGATTGTCGACATCAACTTTGCTACGAAAATTGCCTCAATCATAGATCTTGACCCTGAGCCTAACACGCTCGCTGATTGCAAGAAAAGGTCGGATTGGAAAGATTGGTAGCAGGCAATTTCTGCCGAGttattatctctcaacaaaagGAAGGTGTTCGGACCAGTTTGTCAAACTCCTCACCACGTTCGCCCTGTTGGTCATAGGTGTGTTTTTGTTCAaaagagagatgaaaataataaggtagtacggtacaaagcaaggctcgtcgctcaagggttcactcaacgaccaggtgtcgattttgaggagacttattccccggtcatggatggagttacctttagatacttgatctcaatggcagtaaacatgggcttgaaaatgaaactaacggatgttgtcactgcttacctgtatggtaacttggattcaaacatatacatgaaggttccagaaggtatccctgtttcgaaccatgatagagcaaacagaggtctatacagtgttcaacttcaaaaggcactgtacggactcagacagtctggtagaatgtggtacaatcgcttaagcgatttccttcatgagaagggctacacgagcaataaagattgcccatgtgttttcatacggcgatcccaagatggattctgtataatctcggtgtacgtggacgatttaaacataatcggtacac is a genomic window containing:
- the LOC123091070 gene encoding probable E3 ubiquitin-protein ligase ARI1, which produces MASDDECYDYEYDYDEDDDDEQEEEAMEADEEGLFEDDTPMPDRPADCWAITQESLSIAQQQDLSMVMTLLNVKQHNARALLIHHRWKIDCIYDHLDRKGRDRTFREAGIVLHENINGKPLGLPSRVVNCMVCFDEFSVGAVSTMECGHYFCNDCWTEHFKACVESGKKQIRCMGVKCPVVCDEAVVQQLLAGEYPDAARRFDRFLLESYLENNDSVKWCPSVPHCGRAIRVGAGERYTEVECPCGLGFCFACAAGAHSPCPCTMWDMWEVKCNGESETVNWILANTKSCPKCFNPIVKDGGCNLVTCKCGQHLCWKCGGATGRAHDWDSIVGHSCNRFVGEEKKKVDNAKRNLHRYTHYYDRFKIHGDSHKLEHDKLGPAVDERVKLLEALLQDQPLLHDASWLTEAHRGLLQSRQVLSRSYVFAYYMFGGDDDKVRTWPKHRGSLPIAQGLFENYQEELESNVERLSKLLATEYGPVPEEEDVRRDKQNAMNLAKIVQTRCGEIYKCIQDELLPLLLDPMIIAAYRPRGPDKAKDFTTA